A region of the Desulfobaccales bacterium genome:
CTCAAAATCAAGCTTTGCCCGAATCTTTATTTCGAACAAGGGCAATGATAAAAATCCAGGATGGTTGCAACCATAATTGTTCCTATTGCATCGTACCCCATGTCAGAGGGCGTGAGCGGAGCGTGGCGGCGGAAACTGTCATCGCTGAAATCAAAGCCAGGGTCGGTGAGGGTTGCAACGAAGTCATTCTGACCGGAACCAGGATTGGGGCTTATGATGGAGTGGGCGGACTTGAAGGGCTGGCGCAACGCATCCTGGATGAAACTGCCGTGGCACGGCTTCGTTTATCTTCGCTTCAACCTGCGGAACTCTCGCCTTCCCTGATCCGGCTCTGGAAGGACAACCAGCGGATATGCCGACACCTGCATCTGGCTCTTCAAAGCGGCAGCGACCCGGTGCTTCGCCGGATGGATCGAAGGTATTCCACCGGCGAATATCATCAAATGGCCAGTGAGGTTCGGGATGCCATGCCGGATATTGCGATCACCACCGATGTCATCGTTGGATTCCCAGGCGAGACTGATGCCCAGTTTGAACAAAGCTACTGGTTTTGCGAAGGGATCGGTTTTGCGGACCTGCACATCTTCCCTTATTCGGCGCGGCCCGGGACTCCGGCATCACGGATGCCCGATAAAGTCCCGGAGAGGTTCAAAAAAGATCGAAGCCGTGCTATGATCGATCTGGCTGAGCAGAGTTCGCGAGACTTCAGACGCCGATTCACAGGGAAAACGATGCTGGTATTGTGGGAGGAGCAGAAGGAAGACCATCTCTGGATCGGGCACACCGGAAATTATATCAAAGTAGTAACCCGGAGTAATGAGCCGCTTGCAAACCGCCTGCTTCAGACTGAACTGGGCATTGAACATGGAGATGCCCTCTGGGGAGATGCCCAGATCGTGGCTAACCTGGGAGAGGAATTCCGAAAGGAGGATGAGTCGTCGTGAGTGGTGAAAATTTAGCCTACTTCATTATATTCTTTATCTGCCTGGCGCTCTCTGCCTTCTTTTCGAGTTCAGAGACCGCTTTCATTTCGCTGCAAAGGACGCGAATCAGGCATCTGGTGAGCAGCGGCGTTTCTGGTGCTGATGAGGTGGAAAAGCTAGCCAAGCACCCAGAGAAGCTACTGGCGACGGTACTTTTAGGAAACAACCTTGCGAATACTGCTGCCACGGTGCTGGGAACCGTGATCATCGTGGATATCCTTGATGATCGGGCAGGGGTTTTTGTGTCCACCGTTGTGCTGACGATTGTTTTGTTGCTATTTGCTGACATCATACCCAAGGTCGTTACTGCCCGGACTAGTGAGAAAATGGCCCTGCTCTACGTGCGTCCAATGAGAATCATATCATCGATACTCTCCCCCATTACCTCCATTCTGGCCAGGATCGGAACGGGTGTAGGCGAGTTTATTGGCGGCGACACTACACCCAGGAGACTGATAGGCGAGGAGGAAATCCGTGCCATGATCTCGCTGGGGCGTGAAGACGGAACCGTGGAAGAAGAGGAAGCTGAGATGATGGAGCGGGTCTTCCAATTCGGCGATCG
Encoded here:
- the mtaB gene encoding tRNA (N(6)-L-threonylcarbamoyladenosine(37)-C(2))-methylthiotransferase MtaB — its product is MNTTESEAHDPGNRAKATVALQTVGCKLNQAESEALARMFLDEGFRLVSPNESPDIFILNTCTVTHIADRKCRQYLRNFCGRNPNSLVVALGCYADRDAAAVGQVEGVDLVIGNAEKGRLVEIIEARLDLQSKPACDKENRLSTFFSTSESPCNQAVRKLLLTPSYPPLAKGDEGSYAFEGHPRSAGLTASQAPGRKHSAPLLRQAQNQALPESLFRTRAMIKIQDGCNHNCSYCIVPHVRGRERSVAAETVIAEIKARVGEGCNEVILTGTRIGAYDGVGGLEGLAQRILDETAVARLRLSSLQPAELSPSLIRLWKDNQRICRHLHLALQSGSDPVLRRMDRRYSTGEYHQMASEVRDAMPDIAITTDVIVGFPGETDAQFEQSYWFCEGIGFADLHIFPYSARPGTPASRMPDKVPERFKKDRSRAMIDLAEQSSRDFRRRFTGKTMLVLWEEQKEDHLWIGHTGNYIKVVTRSNEPLANRLLQTELGIEHGDALWGDAQIVANLGEEFRKEDESS